The Microbacterium horticulturae genome has a window encoding:
- a CDS encoding amidohydrolase has protein sequence MDDASDEPAPAPAGTADPGAGRGPDWLDTALRAELPRLVRLRRHLHAHPELSWQENATTALLHDVLAAAGIPAQVLPGGTGLVAEIDGGAPGPVIGLRADIDALPVTEGSGLPFASTVAGVAHACGHDVHTTVLVGTALALHAAPVFVGRVRLLFQPAEERMPGGSHQLVASGALDGVGRLFALHCDPRVPVGQVGLRVGPITSACDMIELEVTGPGGHTSRPHLTVDVVGALATVATRLPLLVNRRLDPRSGAVLVWGAIQAGAASNVIPRQGTLGGTLRVMDRAAWELAEPVVTELVEQLLAPSGAEHRLTYIRGVPPVVNDTASVALLQSAVTAGIGTDAVVEAEQSAGAEDFAVLLDHAPGALARLGVWDGLEPQVDLHSSAFRADERAIPVGVRTLVHTVLAAG, from the coding sequence GTGGATGACGCATCCGACGAGCCCGCGCCGGCACCGGCGGGCACGGCAGACCCGGGCGCGGGGCGCGGCCCGGACTGGCTCGACACCGCGTTGCGTGCCGAGCTGCCACGGCTCGTGCGCCTGCGGCGACACCTGCACGCGCATCCCGAGCTCTCCTGGCAGGAGAACGCGACGACCGCGCTGCTGCACGACGTTCTGGCCGCCGCGGGCATCCCCGCGCAGGTGCTGCCCGGCGGCACCGGCTTGGTCGCCGAGATCGACGGCGGCGCGCCCGGCCCGGTCATCGGCCTGCGCGCCGACATCGACGCCCTGCCGGTGACCGAGGGCAGCGGCCTGCCGTTCGCCTCGACCGTGGCCGGCGTCGCGCACGCCTGCGGGCACGACGTGCACACGACGGTGCTCGTGGGCACGGCGCTCGCCCTGCACGCGGCCCCGGTGTTCGTCGGGCGGGTGCGACTGCTGTTTCAGCCCGCCGAGGAGAGGATGCCCGGCGGGTCGCACCAGCTCGTGGCCTCGGGCGCGCTCGACGGCGTCGGCCGTCTGTTCGCCCTGCACTGTGATCCGCGGGTCCCCGTGGGTCAGGTGGGTCTGCGCGTGGGGCCGATCACCTCGGCATGCGACATGATCGAGCTCGAGGTCACCGGGCCCGGCGGGCACACATCGCGTCCGCATTTGACGGTGGACGTCGTGGGAGCCCTCGCCACGGTCGCGACGCGGCTGCCGCTGCTCGTGAACCGGCGACTGGATCCCCGATCAGGCGCGGTGCTGGTGTGGGGCGCGATCCAGGCGGGCGCGGCATCCAATGTCATTCCGCGGCAGGGGACGCTCGGCGGCACGCTGCGCGTCATGGACCGCGCCGCGTGGGAGCTCGCCGAGCCCGTCGTCACCGAGCTCGTCGAGCAGCTGCTCGCGCCCAGCGGCGCCGAGCATCGGCTCACCTACATCCGCGGCGTGCCGCCGGTGGTCAACGACACCGCATCCGTCGCGCTGCTGCAGAGCGCCGTGACGGCCGGCATCGGCACGGACGCGGTCGTCGAGGCCGAGCAGTCGGCAGGCGCCGAAGACTTCGCCGTGCTGCTCGATCACGCGCCCGGGGCGCTCGCTCGCCTGGGCGTATGGGACGGCCTCGAGCCCCAGGTCGACCTGCACTCCTCGGCCTTCCGCGCCGATGAACGGGCGATCCCGGTCGGTGTGCGTACGCTCGTGCACACCGTGCTGGCCGCAGGCTGA
- a CDS encoding spermidine/putrescine ABC transporter substrate-binding protein, with translation MERSLETQVSQAVDAWLRWLPRWEPATHRGRVAVCRRCFGSPVLSAAGLGADVPHGVQHGLSTRIKTIVDHAVAEYTARNLPMLQTELDQQAERNRARSYRPGEGLDPEFEGMPLDPDPQPGAPFLFTLAGMADQADSEVPALPPLSEEAKAALRQEVGLADEYANMVGREVCSILLGHRLRIQTAIAEFVEPQVAALLEELTRSLDAPFDPTD, from the coding sequence GTGGAGCGCTCCCTGGAAACCCAGGTCAGCCAGGCAGTCGACGCCTGGCTGCGGTGGCTGCCGCGCTGGGAACCGGCCACGCATCGCGGGAGGGTCGCGGTGTGCCGCCGCTGCTTCGGGTCGCCGGTGCTGTCGGCGGCGGGGCTGGGGGCGGACGTGCCGCACGGCGTCCAGCACGGACTCTCCACTCGCATCAAGACGATCGTCGACCACGCGGTGGCCGAATACACAGCGCGCAATCTGCCGATGCTGCAGACCGAGCTCGACCAGCAGGCCGAGCGCAACCGCGCTCGCAGCTATCGGCCGGGAGAGGGGCTGGACCCCGAATTCGAGGGGATGCCGCTGGATCCCGACCCGCAGCCCGGGGCTCCGTTCCTGTTCACGCTCGCGGGCATGGCCGACCAGGCCGATTCCGAGGTGCCTGCGCTGCCGCCGCTGAGCGAAGAGGCCAAGGCCGCGTTGCGCCAGGAGGTGGGGTTGGCTGACGAGTACGCGAACATGGTCGGGCGCGAGGTGTGCTCGATCCTGCTGGGACATCGGCTGCGCATCCAGACCGCGATCGCCGAGTTCGTGGAGCCGCAGGTCGCCGCCCTCCTCGAAGAGCTGACACGGTCGCTCGACGCCCCGTTCGACCCGACCGACTGA
- a CDS encoding glutamate--cysteine ligase, with translation MGDDISSLEFTREQRTAYRAKVQRCLDVFEQMLREQVFELERPLTGLEIELNLVDDEGQPKMANAEVLGAIADPAFQTELGRYNIELNVPPRPLPGDSAIDLEELLRWSMDRADERAREAGARIVMVGILPTLRAEQLEGEWMSANPRYAALDEAIFAARREDLELNIVGTESLRMYSPTIAPESACTSVQLHLQVAPSSFAAHWNAAQILAGPQLALGANSPYLFGKQLWAETRTELFLQATDTRSPELRNQGVRPPVFFGERWVTSIFDLFEENVRYFPALLPETTDEDPEAELRAGRAPLLQELRLHNGTVYRWNRPVYDVVDGTPHLRVENRVLPAGPTVADIMANAAFYYGVVRMLAEQDRPMWTKMSFDAARANFAEGARRGVESTFYWPGIGAVPWDELVLRRLLPLAHEGLERWDVSAAVRDRYLSIIEERCRERVNGASWQVAAVHAFEDRGLDREAALAEMLKLYMEGMNANAPVHTWEVPGPKR, from the coding sequence ATGGGAGACGACATCTCCTCGCTCGAATTCACGCGCGAGCAGCGCACCGCGTACCGCGCCAAGGTGCAGCGGTGCCTCGACGTGTTCGAGCAGATGCTGCGCGAGCAGGTCTTCGAGCTGGAGCGACCGCTCACGGGACTCGAGATCGAGCTCAACCTCGTCGACGACGAGGGCCAGCCGAAGATGGCGAACGCCGAGGTGCTCGGGGCCATCGCAGATCCCGCTTTCCAGACCGAGCTGGGTCGCTACAACATCGAGCTCAACGTGCCGCCGCGCCCCCTGCCCGGCGACTCTGCTATCGACCTCGAAGAGCTTCTGCGCTGGTCGATGGACCGCGCCGACGAGCGGGCGCGCGAAGCAGGTGCGCGGATCGTGATGGTCGGCATCCTCCCCACCCTTCGCGCTGAGCAGCTGGAGGGCGAGTGGATGAGCGCCAATCCGCGCTACGCCGCCCTCGACGAGGCGATCTTCGCCGCGCGCCGCGAAGACCTCGAGTTGAACATCGTGGGCACCGAGTCGCTGCGCATGTACTCGCCGACGATCGCGCCCGAGTCGGCGTGCACGTCGGTGCAGCTGCACCTGCAGGTGGCGCCGTCGTCGTTCGCCGCGCACTGGAACGCCGCACAGATCCTCGCCGGCCCGCAACTCGCGCTGGGCGCGAACTCGCCGTATCTGTTCGGAAAGCAGCTGTGGGCCGAGACCCGCACCGAACTGTTCCTGCAGGCCACCGACACGCGCTCGCCCGAGCTGCGCAATCAGGGGGTGCGTCCGCCCGTCTTCTTCGGTGAGCGGTGGGTGACGAGCATCTTCGACCTGTTCGAGGAGAACGTGCGCTACTTCCCCGCGCTGCTGCCCGAGACAACCGATGAAGACCCCGAGGCCGAACTGCGCGCCGGGCGTGCTCCCCTGCTGCAAGAGCTGCGACTGCACAACGGCACCGTCTACCGGTGGAACCGCCCGGTGTACGACGTCGTCGACGGCACGCCGCACCTGCGCGTCGAGAACCGCGTGCTGCCCGCGGGCCCCACCGTCGCCGACATCATGGCCAACGCGGCGTTCTACTACGGGGTGGTGCGCATGCTCGCCGAGCAGGACCGCCCGATGTGGACGAAGATGAGCTTCGACGCCGCCCGTGCGAACTTCGCCGAAGGCGCGCGGCGCGGTGTGGAGTCGACGTTCTACTGGCCGGGCATCGGGGCGGTGCCGTGGGACGAGCTCGTGCTGCGCCGGTTGCTTCCGCTCGCGCACGAGGGACTGGAGCGGTGGGATGTCTCGGCCGCCGTCCGCGACCGGTATCTGTCGATCATCGAGGAGCGCTGCCGGGAACGCGTCAACGGGGCGTCGTGGCAGGTGGCTGCCGTGCATGCGTTCGAAGACCGGGGCCTCGACCGCGAGGCGGCCCTGGCCGAGATGCTGAAGCTCTACATGGAGGGCATGAACGCTAACGCGCCCGTGCACACGTGGGAGGTGCCCGGCCCGAAGCGGTGA
- a CDS encoding ABC transporter produces the protein MSDPQEPVGEPIEESTSVDDVVGRAHEGLAEAEAAGRDATDESAAAASTPPADEPAAAASGEPDDAAAAEPDGAAASAEPDVVTAASADADEPVFSTPALNEVHGTYGENADAAATEAYDASRPAPATDAYPAEAGAGAAAAASIAEPAAPQPIFVQAPEEPHPRGNRGAAGGIGLIAAVCFAVLYLASGLVIGLVDGSITNDGLTDWLVDALSSWALWVPTIVFFIAFWLLGAIINRGRWGAWVIIGLLVGVAAWGGHLLGQLFEAPFWNVTASEGADIVNQQLFAPLAIAAFIIGRELTIWFGAWVAARGRRVTALNVEARREYERTLEAGPQLAR, from the coding sequence ATGAGTGATCCCCAGGAGCCCGTCGGCGAGCCGATCGAGGAGTCGACATCCGTCGACGACGTCGTGGGCCGGGCGCACGAGGGCCTCGCCGAAGCCGAAGCCGCCGGACGCGATGCGACCGACGAGTCCGCGGCCGCGGCATCCACCCCTCCCGCCGACGAACCCGCAGCCGCCGCGTCTGGCGAACCCGATGACGCCGCGGCTGCCGAACCCGACGGAGCCGCAGCATCTGCCGAACCCGACGTCGTCACAGCCGCATCCGCCGACGCCGACGAGCCCGTCTTCTCGACGCCGGCACTGAACGAGGTGCACGGCACGTACGGCGAGAACGCCGATGCCGCCGCCACCGAGGCGTACGACGCGTCACGCCCGGCTCCCGCCACCGATGCGTACCCGGCCGAAGCCGGTGCCGGCGCGGCGGCCGCGGCATCCATCGCCGAACCGGCGGCTCCGCAGCCGATCTTCGTGCAGGCGCCCGAAGAGCCGCACCCGCGCGGCAATCGCGGTGCGGCCGGCGGAATCGGCCTCATCGCGGCCGTCTGCTTCGCCGTGCTGTACCTCGCGTCGGGCCTGGTCATCGGCCTGGTCGACGGCAGCATCACGAACGACGGCCTGACCGACTGGCTGGTCGACGCGCTCTCGTCGTGGGCCCTGTGGGTGCCCACGATCGTGTTCTTCATCGCGTTCTGGCTGCTGGGCGCGATCATCAACCGCGGCCGCTGGGGCGCGTGGGTGATCATCGGTCTGCTCGTGGGCGTCGCGGCCTGGGGCGGGCATCTGCTCGGTCAGCTGTTCGAGGCGCCGTTCTGGAACGTCACCGCGTCGGAGGGCGCCGATATCGTCAACCAGCAGCTGTTCGCGCCGCTCGCGATCGCCGCCTTCATCATCGGCCGTGAGCTGACGATCTGGTTCGGTGCATGGGTCGCCGCGCGCGGCAGGCGCGTCACGGCGCTCAACGTCGAGGCGCGCCGTGAATACGAGCGCACGCTCGAGGCGGGCCCGCAGCTGGCACGCTGA